One Cedecea neteri DNA segment encodes these proteins:
- a CDS encoding zinc ribbon-containing protein, which yields MNKVAQFYRELVESLSERLRKGERDIDALVASARKQMNDTGELTRTEIEEVTRAVRRDLEEFARSYGESQEEFTDSVFMRVIKESLWQELADITDKTQLEWREVFKDLSHHGVYHSGEVVGLGNLVCENCHHHIAIYTPDVLPVCPKCGHNQFHRRPFEP from the coding sequence ATGAACAAGGTTGCTCAATTTTATCGGGAACTGGTCGAATCGCTGAGTGAACGGCTACGCAAGGGGGAGCGCGATATTGATGCGCTGGTTGCCAGCGCCCGTAAGCAGATGAATGACACCGGGGAGCTGACCCGAACGGAGATAGAGGAGGTAACGCGTGCGGTGCGCCGTGATCTCGAAGAGTTTGCTCGTAGCTACGGGGAAAGTCAGGAAGAGTTCACCGACAGCGTTTTTATGCGGGTGATTAAAGAGAGCTTATGGCAAGAGCTGGCGGACATTACCGACAAAACGCAGCTTGAATGGCGGGAAGTGTTTAAAGATCTCAGCCATCACGGGGTGTATCACAGCGGCGAAGTTGTTGGGTTAGGCAATTTAGTGTGTGAAAACTGTCACCATCACATTGCAATTTACACACCTGATGTGCTGCCGGTTTGCCCGAAATGCGGTCATAACCAGTTTCATCGACGGCCATTTGAGCCTTAA
- a CDS encoding amino acid ABC transporter ATP-binding protein, producing MITLKNVSKWYGHFQVLTECSTEVKKGEVVVVCGPSGSGKSTLIKTVNGLEPVQKGEILVNGTQVNDKKTNLAQLRSHVGMVFQHFELFPHLSIIENLTLAQVKVLKRDKTASRAKGLKLLERVGLAAHADKYPAQLSGGQQQRVAIARALCMDPIAMLFDEPTSALDPEMINEVLDVMVELANEGMTMMVVTHEMGFARKVANRVIFMDEGKIVEDSNKDDFFNNPQSERAKDFLAKILH from the coding sequence ATGATTACCCTGAAAAATGTTTCTAAATGGTATGGTCACTTTCAGGTGCTGACCGAGTGCTCAACCGAAGTGAAGAAAGGCGAAGTTGTCGTCGTGTGCGGGCCTTCCGGTTCCGGCAAATCTACGCTGATTAAAACCGTCAACGGTCTTGAGCCCGTACAAAAAGGCGAAATTTTGGTGAACGGCACCCAGGTGAACGATAAGAAAACCAATCTGGCGCAACTCCGATCCCACGTTGGCATGGTGTTCCAGCACTTCGAGCTGTTCCCTCACCTGTCGATTATCGAAAACCTGACGCTTGCCCAGGTCAAAGTGCTGAAGCGAGATAAAACAGCTTCCCGCGCCAAAGGGTTAAAATTACTAGAGCGCGTTGGGCTTGCCGCCCATGCCGATAAATATCCGGCGCAGCTTTCCGGCGGCCAGCAGCAGCGTGTCGCGATTGCCCGCGCCCTGTGCATGGATCCTATCGCAATGCTGTTTGACGAACCAACCTCAGCGCTCGACCCGGAAATGATCAACGAAGTACTGGACGTCATGGTTGAGCTGGCCAATGAAGGCATGACCATGATGGTGGTAACCCACGAAATGGGCTTTGCCCGCAAAGTGGCTAACCGCGTGATCTTTATGGATGAAGGGAAAATTGTCGAAGACTCAAACAAAGACGACTTCTTCAATAATCCTCAGTCTGAACGCGCGAAAGACTTCCTGGCGAAAATACTGCACTAA
- the gltK gene encoding glutamate/aspartate ABC transporter permease GltK, which translates to MLDLDWSSILPALPYLMQGLVITLKITVTAVVIGIVWGTLLAVMRLSSFKPIAWFATAYVNVFRSVPLVMVLLWFYLVVPGFLQSVLGLSPKTDIRLISAMVAFSMFEAAYYSEIIRAGIQSISRGQSNAALALGMTQWQSMKLIILPQAFRAMVPLLLTQGIVLFQDTSLVYVLSLADFFRTASTIGERDGTQVEMILFAGLVYFVISLSASLLVSYLKKRTV; encoded by the coding sequence ATGCTCGATCTTGACTGGAGTTCTATTCTACCTGCCCTGCCGTACTTAATGCAGGGGCTGGTCATCACGCTCAAAATCACCGTTACCGCGGTGGTGATCGGTATTGTCTGGGGCACGCTGCTGGCCGTCATGCGCCTGTCGAGCTTCAAACCGATCGCGTGGTTTGCTACCGCTTACGTGAACGTTTTCCGTTCTGTGCCGCTGGTGATGGTACTGCTTTGGTTCTATCTGGTGGTGCCTGGCTTCCTGCAGTCGGTGCTAGGTCTGTCGCCAAAAACTGATATCCGCCTGATTTCCGCGATGGTCGCCTTCTCCATGTTTGAAGCCGCCTACTATTCAGAAATCATTCGCGCCGGTATTCAGAGTATTTCCAGAGGGCAGTCAAACGCCGCTCTGGCGCTGGGCATGACCCAGTGGCAGTCGATGAAACTCATTATTCTGCCGCAGGCCTTCCGCGCTATGGTGCCGCTGCTGTTAACCCAGGGCATCGTTTTGTTCCAGGATACCTCGCTGGTATATGTTTTAAGCCTGGCAGACTTCTTCCGCACCGCCTCCACCATTGGCGAGCGTGACGGTACACAGGTCGAGATGATCCTGTTTGCCGGCCTGGTCTATTTTGTGATTAGCCTCAGTGCATCGCTGTTGGTCAGCTACTTGAAGAAAAGGACTGTGTAA